The segment GGTCTCGGCCACGAGCCCCAAGCTGATGGAGGGGTCGCCCTGCTCCAGCTTGCGCACGGTGGGTACCGAGACCGCCAGCCGGGCAGCGAAGCGGGCCTGGGTTTCGTTGCGCTCCAGCCGCCTGGCCCTGATCCTGGCCCCCAGCGCTCGCAGGGCTTCCTGTGTTTCTTGGGAAATCATTCTTTGCCTTATAGCATCGAACTGGTCTTAAGAGAAACCTTTTTTTGTGTTGACTGCTGATCCGACAAGGTGAACAGAAGCCTGTCCTTGCCGCCCAGCGCCAGACGGCGAACATTGGTGAGCCCCTGTCCGTCCGACCGGCCAGGACAGAGCCTACGATTCGAGCTTCACACGCAAGAGCGAGAAGAGGAGGGGGAGCGAAAGAATCCCGGGCTGCAGGCAGAGGGAGTTGCCATGGCGGGGCGCACCCAACTGGATGAAACGCCGGAAGTCCGCCATGGTGGTCTCCCATAGGTCCTATAGGTCCTATAAGTCCCATGGAGCCATGGGAGCCATGGGACCTGTGGGTTGCCTACGCAGGGCGCCAAAAAAATGAATGAACCGCCCGGAAGCCCGCTCTGGTGGCCGTTGTTTCTTAAGAGCGCGACCGCTTGGGTGAGGGATCGGGGGGGGCCAGCGGGTGGGGCGG is part of the Thermodesulfobacteriota bacterium genome and harbors:
- a CDS encoding helix-turn-helix domain-containing protein — its product is MISQETQEALRALGARIRARRLERNETQARFAARLAVSVPTVRKLEQGDPSISLGLVAETLLVLDRLGALDGLFAQPADDPFARWERESRPKPARHRASPSRKSP